One window of Vanessa cardui chromosome 5, ilVanCard2.1, whole genome shotgun sequence genomic DNA carries:
- the LOC124529985 gene encoding sulfotransferase 1 family member D1-like isoform X1 — MAEKVIFPYEIKNVTEEEDKLVKKYYKDYVRPFIRVGPHGYFWMAGFGDHAADIYNLEVRPDDIWVVSFSRSGTTWLQELVWLIANNLNYDGAATTPLTKRYAFIEYPTQASEKRKDQTPSTNSNHRATFDDFRNLHTLTSPRFVKTHLPLSLLPPKLLDTAKVLYIARDPRDVAVSFHFMHKLFRYFDEGVTFEEFWDLFKKDLLLHLPIFPHIEEAWAKRDHENMMFLFYEEMQKNLQSVIDKVCKFLGKDYTNEQKVKLAEHLSFENMKKSSGFKFGKSENKDSEITFMRKGKSGNWINYFNTEKMKKEVDEYFEKHMKSTDLRFPEVN, encoded by the exons ATGGCGGAGAAAGTAATATTTCCGTATGAGATCAAAAACGTCACGGAAGAAGAAGATAAGCTGgtgaaaaaatactataaag ACTACGTTCGCCCATTCATCCGAGTCGGGCCTCATGGGTACTTCTGGATGGCAGGTTTTGGTGACCACGCCGCAGACATCTACAACCTTGAAGTCAGACCCGATGATATTTGGGTCGTGTCTTTTTCTAGATCAG GTACCACGTGGCTACAGGAACTGGTGTGGTTGATTGCGAATAATCTGAATTACGACGGTGCCGCTACCACACCTCTTACAAAAAGATATGCATTCATTGA ATATCCTACTCAGGCTTCAGAAAAAAGGAAAGATCAAACTCCATCAACTAACAGCAATCACCGAGCAACATTCGATGACTTCAGGAATCTACATACTCTCACTTCACCGCGTTTTGTTAAAACTCATCTGCCGCTCTCTCTGTTGCCGCCGAAATTACTTGACACGGCTAAG GTACTTTACATAGCGAGAGATCCTCGCGACGTCGCCGTGTCATTCCATTTCATGCACAAACTATTCAGATATTTCGACGAAGGCGTTACATTCGAAGAGTTCTGGGACCTCTTTAAAAAAGACTTAT tattACATTTGCCGATTTTCCCGCACATAGAAGAGGCTTGGGCGAAACGGGACCATGAAAACATGATGTTTTTATTCTACGAGGAAATGCAAAAG AATCTGCAATCTGTGATAGATAAAGTATGCAAATTCCTCGGTAAAGACTACACTAATGAACAGAAAGTAAAACTGGCCGAACATCTCAGTTTCGAAAACATGAAGAAGTCATCTGGTTTCAAATTTGGCAAATCCGAAAATAAAGACAGCGAAATAACATTTATGAGGAAAG gtaaaTCAGGCAACTGGATTAATTACTTCAATACAGAAAAAATGAAGAAAGAGGTCGACGAATATTTTGAGAAACACATGAAGAGTACGGACCTACGCTTTCCGGAAGTAAATTAA
- the LOC124529985 gene encoding sulfotransferase 1 family member D1-like isoform X2, translating to MAGFGDHAADIYNLEVRPDDIWVVSFSRSGTTWLQELVWLIANNLNYDGAATTPLTKRYAFIEYPTQASEKRKDQTPSTNSNHRATFDDFRNLHTLTSPRFVKTHLPLSLLPPKLLDTAKVLYIARDPRDVAVSFHFMHKLFRYFDEGVTFEEFWDLFKKDLLLHLPIFPHIEEAWAKRDHENMMFLFYEEMQKNLQSVIDKVCKFLGKDYTNEQKVKLAEHLSFENMKKSSGFKFGKSENKDSEITFMRKGKSGNWINYFNTEKMKKEVDEYFEKHMKSTDLRFPEVN from the exons ATGGCAGGTTTTGGTGACCACGCCGCAGACATCTACAACCTTGAAGTCAGACCCGATGATATTTGGGTCGTGTCTTTTTCTAGATCAG GTACCACGTGGCTACAGGAACTGGTGTGGTTGATTGCGAATAATCTGAATTACGACGGTGCCGCTACCACACCTCTTACAAAAAGATATGCATTCATTGA ATATCCTACTCAGGCTTCAGAAAAAAGGAAAGATCAAACTCCATCAACTAACAGCAATCACCGAGCAACATTCGATGACTTCAGGAATCTACATACTCTCACTTCACCGCGTTTTGTTAAAACTCATCTGCCGCTCTCTCTGTTGCCGCCGAAATTACTTGACACGGCTAAG GTACTTTACATAGCGAGAGATCCTCGCGACGTCGCCGTGTCATTCCATTTCATGCACAAACTATTCAGATATTTCGACGAAGGCGTTACATTCGAAGAGTTCTGGGACCTCTTTAAAAAAGACTTAT tattACATTTGCCGATTTTCCCGCACATAGAAGAGGCTTGGGCGAAACGGGACCATGAAAACATGATGTTTTTATTCTACGAGGAAATGCAAAAG AATCTGCAATCTGTGATAGATAAAGTATGCAAATTCCTCGGTAAAGACTACACTAATGAACAGAAAGTAAAACTGGCCGAACATCTCAGTTTCGAAAACATGAAGAAGTCATCTGGTTTCAAATTTGGCAAATCCGAAAATAAAGACAGCGAAATAACATTTATGAGGAAAG gtaaaTCAGGCAACTGGATTAATTACTTCAATACAGAAAAAATGAAGAAAGAGGTCGACGAATATTTTGAGAAACACATGAAGAGTACGGACCTACGCTTTCCGGAAGTAAATTAA
- the LOC124529768 gene encoding uncharacterized protein LOC124529768: MCRRVSRHSGNLSLLFPRHYCSRSTVSISNLKCERKRKIIHSEGRAIIARVYHFLQGEYNFMKANNMDHCDLSPLANIRKRTAEATGFSERTVTTILKEEKELPSTSASFTSPTKKRRKRNNKFNLDNMNLEIIRTTVQNFHIVEKQLLTLSKLQSVLREKIGFDGCLNTLRSILKKLGYKWRKIGNNTEALQERHEIQLWRLNFLKKIFQYRSEGRPIVYTDETYVLTSHVRQNTWLPQNNDPKGNKQFSKKLSKGSRFIVVHAGSSDGFVPNASLIYKAASTSGDYHSNMNHDNYTKWLNEKLLPNLPEKSVIVMDNASYHNTRSSKIPTSNSSKGEMQKWLTENGISFDNRFKKVELYDLIKKNKDRFITFKIDDFIRKKGFEILRLPPYHPELNPIENVWGIIKNQIASKNIGQTMTVVQNLIDECINNIDQTTWRNTCKHVEKIETEYMKYFDYDFQFIINVSEDDDSDNESENYDSDRIEMFDENSNII; this comes from the exons ATGTGTCGC CGAGTGAGCCGTCACTCGGGTAACTTGTCTTTATTGTTTCCGCGTCACTATTGTTCACGAAGTACGGTCAGCATTTCAAACCTCAAATGTGaaagaaaacgtaaaataattcatagcgag GGACGCGCCATTATTGCCCGCGTGTACCACTTTCTTCAAGGAgagtataattttatgaaagcgAACAATATGGATCATTGCGATTTGAGTCCTTTGGCTAATATACGGAAACGTACCGCTGAAGCTACAGGGTTTAGTGAACGAACTGTAACTACAATATTGAAAGAAGAAAAAGAGCTGCCATCTACTTCTGCAAGTTTTACTTCACCGACGAAAAAACGACGtaagagaaataataaatttaatttagacaaCATGAATCTTGAAATCATTCGGACTACTGTGCAAAATTTCCATATTGTAGAAAAGCAATTACTAACATTATCAAAATTGCAATCAGTTTTGAGAGAAAAGATAGGGTTTGATGGATGCTTAAATACATTACGTTCGATATTAAAGAAATTAGGCTACAAATGGAGAAAAATTGGGAACAACACAGAAGCATTACAAGAAAGACATGAAATTCAACTTTGgcgattaaattttttaaaaaagatcttTCAGTACCGTTCGGAAGGTCGTCCTATTGTATACACTGACGAAACATATGTTTTGACTTCTCACGTGCGGCAAAACACCTGGTTGCCTCAAAATAATGACCCCAAAGGCAATAAACAGTTTTCAAAGAAACTGAGCAAAGGCAGCCGCTTTATTGTAGTGCATGCTGGCAGCAGCGACGGTTTTGTGCCTAATGCTTCGCTAATCTACAAAGCTGCATCTACATCAGGAGATTATCACTCAAACATGAATCatgataattatacaaaatggcTTAATGAAAAGTTATTGCCAAACTTACCTGAGAAGTCAGTTATTGTTATGGACAACGCTTCTTATCACAATACTCGAAGCAGCAAAATACCGACCTCTAATTCCAGTAAAGGGGAAATGCAAAAGTGGCTGACAGAGAATGGCATCTCGTTTgataatcgttttaaaaaagtagaactgtatgatttaattaaaaagaacaaggaccgttttataacatttaaaatagatgactttataagaaaaaaaggtTTCGAAATCTTAAGACTCCCTCCGTATCACCCAGAGCTTAACCCTATTGAAAATGTATGGGGTATTATAAAAAACCAAATTGCCTCAAAAAATATAGGCCAAACCATGACCgttgttcaaaatttaatagatgaatgcataaataatatagacCAAACCACCTGGCGAAATACATGCAAGCACgttgaaaaaattgaaacagAATACATGAAGTATTTCGACTATGATTTccagtttattataaatgtaagtgAAGATGATGACAGCGACAATGAAAGTGAAAATTATGACAGCGACAGGATAgaaatgtttgatgaaaatagtaatataatttaa